In a genomic window of Arachnia rubra:
- a CDS encoding ATP-binding cassette domain-containing protein, producing the protein MTFITAQELRKTYQTKAGPVHALDGLSLSAGQGTVRALLGPNGAGKTTSVKVLTTLLRPDSGSASVAGIDVLANPAGVRPLIGASGQYAAVDEVLTARENLILVGRLYQLGTRQAKQRAEELLEAFDLTDAADRPLQGFSGGMRRRVDLAGALVVNPPVLFLDEPTTGLDPQARIGLWEIIRRRVSEGTTLLLTTQYLEEADQLADAISVIDHGRVIAEGTADELKASVGGQRIELTLVDETDVDRARSVVALQATGEVSVAGRTVTAQAADPTSALVAVLAALRNEGIELHDAGIRRPTLDDVFLTLTGHGAKEVAA; encoded by the coding sequence ATGACCTTCATCACGGCGCAGGAATTGCGTAAAACGTATCAAACCAAGGCAGGCCCGGTGCATGCGCTCGACGGGCTCAGCCTCTCGGCCGGGCAGGGCACCGTCCGGGCGCTGCTGGGACCCAACGGTGCCGGTAAGACCACCAGCGTGAAAGTGCTGACCACCCTGCTGCGCCCGGACTCCGGGAGCGCCAGCGTCGCCGGGATCGACGTGCTCGCCAACCCCGCGGGGGTGCGGCCCTTGATCGGCGCCTCCGGCCAGTACGCGGCTGTCGACGAGGTGCTGACGGCCCGGGAGAACCTCATCCTCGTCGGGCGTCTTTACCAGTTGGGCACCCGCCAGGCCAAGCAGCGGGCCGAGGAGCTGCTGGAGGCCTTCGACCTGACCGATGCCGCCGACCGGCCGTTGCAGGGCTTCTCGGGAGGGATGCGCCGCCGTGTCGACCTGGCCGGGGCGCTCGTGGTCAATCCGCCGGTGCTGTTCCTCGATGAGCCGACCACTGGCCTCGACCCGCAGGCCCGGATCGGGCTCTGGGAGATCATCCGCCGGCGCGTCAGCGAGGGCACGACGCTGCTGCTGACCACCCAATACCTTGAGGAAGCTGACCAGCTGGCTGATGCCATCTCGGTGATCGACCACGGCCGCGTCATCGCCGAGGGCACCGCCGACGAGCTGAAGGCGTCGGTGGGCGGCCAGCGCATCGAACTGACGCTGGTCGATGAGACCGACGTGGACCGCGCCCGGTCGGTGGTCGCCTTGCAGGCCACAGGGGAGGTGTCGGTGGCCGGCCGCACCGTGACCGCGCAGGCCGCAGATCCCACCAGCGCCCTGGTGGCCGTGCTGGCGGCTTTGAGGAACGAGGGCATCGAGCTGCACGACGCCGGGATCCGGCGCCCCACCCTGGACGATGTCTTCCTGACCCTGACCGGTCATGGGGCTAAGGAGGTGGCGGCATGA
- a CDS encoding ATP-binding protein, with amino-acid sequence MSSEPITVSAPPQLKRDLSRKVIAGVASGIAEHLQMPVSWFRMAFVLLSLMFESSLLGVLLYGVLWVLVPAGEQDEAPGLAGASRARMRPQRVAQRVDAGVVFSAGVLIMGLMWGVSGQVPYGGTLSWPLLLAGVGVVLIWVQADGRAWRGGSAGERPASRGKTIASVARLIGGLILVGLGTSWLLASQFGWSGLQPAVAAAAALLAGLTVVAAPWLLRIWSRVRTADRERLRAEARADMAAHLHDSVLQTLALIQRQADDPVAVASLARRQERELRTWLYGEETRAQTLKGALEQLRADVEERFPIAVEVICVGDMDLDEAATALMQATGEAVTNAAKHSGASRVDVFAEVDPEQVEVFIRDRGCGFDEATIRQDRMGVKESIRARMERHGGTARIRTAPGEGTEVRLELRR; translated from the coding sequence ATGAGTTCCGAACCGATCACCGTCAGCGCCCCTCCCCAGCTGAAACGCGACCTGTCCCGGAAGGTGATAGCTGGCGTGGCCAGCGGGATCGCGGAACACCTGCAGATGCCCGTCAGCTGGTTCCGGATGGCTTTCGTGCTCCTGTCCTTGATGTTTGAGAGCAGCTTGCTGGGCGTGCTCCTGTATGGCGTGCTGTGGGTGCTGGTGCCCGCGGGCGAGCAGGACGAGGCGCCAGGACTCGCTGGGGCGAGCCGGGCGAGGATGCGGCCGCAGCGGGTCGCCCAGCGGGTTGATGCGGGGGTAGTGTTCTCGGCGGGCGTGCTGATCATGGGCCTGATGTGGGGGGTGTCCGGGCAGGTTCCTTACGGGGGGACGCTGTCCTGGCCTCTGCTGCTAGCCGGTGTCGGGGTGGTTCTGATCTGGGTCCAGGCCGACGGCAGGGCATGGAGAGGGGGCTCCGCTGGGGAGCGTCCCGCATCTCGCGGCAAGACGATCGCCAGCGTCGCACGGCTCATCGGCGGTTTGATCCTGGTGGGGCTTGGCACCAGCTGGCTGCTGGCCTCCCAGTTCGGCTGGAGCGGCCTGCAGCCTGCGGTCGCTGCGGCTGCAGCACTCCTGGCCGGGCTGACCGTGGTCGCGGCGCCGTGGCTGCTGCGCATCTGGTCGCGTGTCAGGACCGCGGACCGGGAGCGGCTGCGCGCGGAGGCGCGCGCCGACATGGCCGCCCACCTGCACGACTCGGTGCTGCAAACCCTGGCGTTGATCCAGCGCCAGGCCGACGACCCCGTGGCGGTGGCTTCCCTGGCCCGGCGGCAGGAACGGGAGCTGCGCACTTGGCTGTATGGGGAGGAGACCCGTGCGCAGACACTGAAGGGCGCTCTGGAGCAGCTGCGGGCGGATGTGGAGGAACGTTTCCCGATCGCGGTCGAGGTCATCTGCGTCGGTGATATGGATCTCGATGAGGCTGCCACGGCGTTGATGCAGGCGACGGGGGAGGCGGTCACGAATGCGGCCAAGCACTCGGGTGCGTCCCGCGTGGACGTGTTCGCGGAGGTCGATCCCGAGCAGGTGGAGGTGTTCATCCGCGACCGCGGGTGCGGTTTTGACGAGGCCACGATCCGCCAGGACCGGATGGGCGTGAAAGAATCAATCAGGGCGCGTATGGAGCGCCATGGGGGGACAGCCCGGATACGAACCGCTCCGGGCGAGGGTACTGAGGTCAGGTTGGAGTTGCGTCGATGA
- the guaA gene encoding glutamine-hydrolyzing GMP synthase: protein MTSQHDLVLVVDFGAQYAQLIARRVREAHVYSEIIGSDASVDEIIARRPAAIILSGGPSSVYADEAPQLDPALFEAGIPVFGICYGFQAMAQALGGSVAKTGQREYGRTPLSIQNSGKLLATLPNTLNVWMSHGDSVSRAPEGFHVLARTAGAPVAAFECRMRKLAGVQWHPEVAHTQWGQQVLEHFLFHIAGLTPDWTPENMVSEAIADIRAQVGDSHVLCALSGGVDSAVAAALVQRAIGSQLTCVFVDHGLLREGEAKQVKEDFVEITGVDLVVADESERFLGALAGISDPEEKRKVIGREFIRTFEVMAARLAGERGIDFLVQGTLYPDVVESGGGAGAANIKSHHNVGGLPEDLQFTLIEPLRTMFKDEVRAVGLQLGLPESLVWRHPFPGPGLGIRIIGEVTADRLAVLRRADAIARQELAKARKEREIWQFPVVLLADVHSVGVQGDGRTYGHPIVLRPVTSDDAMTADWAKLPWELLEKISTRITNECPDVNRVVLDITSKPPATIEWE from the coding sequence ATGACTTCCCAGCATGATCTGGTCCTCGTCGTGGACTTTGGCGCCCAGTACGCGCAGCTCATCGCCAGGCGCGTCCGTGAGGCTCACGTCTATTCCGAGATCATCGGTTCTGACGCGTCTGTCGATGAGATCATCGCCAGGCGGCCTGCCGCCATCATTCTGTCGGGAGGGCCCTCCTCCGTTTATGCTGACGAGGCTCCGCAGCTTGATCCCGCGTTGTTTGAGGCGGGGATCCCGGTGTTCGGAATCTGCTACGGCTTCCAGGCGATGGCGCAGGCGCTGGGGGGCTCGGTGGCCAAGACGGGGCAGCGTGAGTACGGCCGCACCCCTCTGTCGATCCAGAACAGCGGCAAGCTGCTGGCCACCCTTCCCAACACCCTCAACGTGTGGATGAGCCACGGGGACTCCGTCTCCCGGGCTCCCGAGGGCTTCCATGTGTTGGCCCGCACCGCGGGTGCTCCCGTCGCCGCGTTCGAGTGCCGGATGCGCAAACTGGCCGGGGTGCAGTGGCACCCAGAAGTGGCTCACACCCAGTGGGGTCAGCAGGTGCTGGAACATTTCTTGTTCCACATCGCGGGCCTGACCCCGGACTGGACCCCGGAGAACATGGTCAGTGAGGCCATCGCCGACATTCGCGCCCAGGTGGGGGACAGTCACGTGCTGTGCGCCCTCTCGGGGGGCGTCGACTCCGCCGTCGCGGCTGCGCTGGTGCAGCGCGCGATCGGATCGCAGCTGACATGCGTCTTCGTCGATCACGGTCTGCTCCGCGAGGGCGAGGCCAAACAGGTCAAGGAGGACTTCGTCGAGATCACGGGAGTCGATCTCGTGGTCGCCGATGAGTCCGAGCGTTTCCTCGGCGCCCTGGCGGGAATTTCCGACCCTGAGGAGAAACGCAAGGTCATCGGCCGGGAGTTCATCCGCACTTTCGAGGTGATGGCCGCCCGGCTGGCGGGGGAGCGCGGCATCGACTTTCTGGTGCAGGGCACCCTCTACCCCGACGTGGTGGAGTCCGGCGGCGGCGCGGGTGCTGCGAATATCAAATCGCACCACAACGTCGGGGGCCTGCCCGAGGATCTCCAGTTCACGCTGATCGAGCCGCTGCGCACCATGTTCAAGGACGAGGTGCGGGCCGTCGGGCTGCAGCTGGGCCTGCCGGAGTCGCTGGTGTGGCGGCACCCATTCCCGGGCCCCGGGCTTGGCATCCGTATCATCGGCGAGGTGACGGCCGACCGGCTCGCGGTGCTCCGCCGAGCCGACGCCATAGCCCGCCAGGAGCTGGCCAAAGCCCGCAAGGAGAGGGAGATCTGGCAGTTCCCCGTCGTGCTGCTGGCGGATGTGCATTCCGTCGGGGTGCAGGGTGATGGACGCACCTACGGCCACCCCATCGTGCTGCGGCCCGTCACCTCCGACGATGCCATGACTGCCGACTGGGCCAAGCTGCCGTGGGAGCTGCTGGAGAAGATCTCCACGCGGATCACCAACGAGTGTCCCGACGTGAATCGTGTCGTGCTGGATATCACCAGCAAGCCACCGGCCACTATCGAGTGGGAGTAG
- a CDS encoding response regulator produces the protein MSLEDGKPLEELRVALVDDHAMFRAGVRHEIGKVCEVVAEGEDVASSVTSILETRPDVVLLDVHLPGGGGAEVIKQVTAKAPEVKFLALSVSDAAEDVIGVIRAGARGYVTKSISSEELVEGIQRVASGDAVFSPRLAGFVLDAFSGAVDLASIDEELDRLSSREREVLKLIARGYSYREVARELFISIKTVETHVSSVLRKLQLSNRHQLTKWATDRHLV, from the coding sequence ATGAGTTTGGAAGACGGCAAACCGCTGGAGGAGCTGCGGGTGGCGTTGGTCGATGACCATGCCATGTTCCGCGCTGGGGTCCGCCATGAGATCGGGAAAGTGTGCGAGGTGGTCGCGGAGGGCGAGGACGTCGCCTCCTCCGTGACTTCCATCCTTGAGACGAGGCCGGATGTGGTGCTGCTCGATGTCCATCTGCCGGGCGGCGGCGGAGCCGAGGTCATCAAGCAGGTCACCGCGAAGGCCCCGGAGGTCAAGTTCCTGGCCTTGTCGGTCTCCGACGCCGCGGAGGACGTGATCGGTGTGATCCGGGCCGGCGCCCGTGGGTACGTGACGAAGTCCATCTCGTCGGAAGAGCTCGTCGAGGGAATCCAGCGGGTGGCCTCTGGGGATGCGGTGTTCTCGCCGCGCCTGGCGGGGTTCGTGCTTGACGCCTTCTCGGGTGCCGTGGACCTCGCCAGCATCGACGAGGAACTCGACCGGCTGAGCTCCAGGGAACGTGAGGTGCTCAAGCTGATCGCCCGGGGCTATTCGTACCGTGAGGTGGCGCGGGAACTCTTCATCTCGATCAAGACAGTGGAGACCCACGTCTCATCGGTGCTGCGGAAACTCCAGCTGAGCAACCGGCATCAGCTCACGAAATGGGCAACCGACCGCCACCTGGTCTGA
- a CDS encoding TetR/AcrR family transcriptional regulator, translating into MTKRARDPEGRRNKILQAAGELIREIGVAAVTHRKVAERAQVPLGSTTHYFRSLTDMLAEALAGLESEREELMNEFGSALEQAEDPVGVLVDMVMEALADPVRIRNELSFALLQSTHLKMRRFIIPTDADLLKQISRGIPERTVQAVLAYFYGVMFLAAVQGQGTVTPREEVEEALRRLIGDTTAEHT; encoded by the coding sequence GTGACGAAACGAGCGAGGGATCCCGAGGGGCGCAGGAACAAGATCCTGCAGGCCGCCGGGGAGCTGATCAGGGAAATCGGGGTCGCCGCCGTCACCCACCGGAAGGTGGCGGAACGCGCCCAGGTTCCGCTGGGCTCCACCACGCACTACTTCAGGTCCCTGACCGACATGCTGGCGGAGGCGCTGGCTGGCTTGGAGTCAGAGCGTGAGGAGCTGATGAACGAGTTTGGATCTGCGCTCGAACAAGCTGAGGATCCGGTGGGGGTGCTGGTGGACATGGTGATGGAAGCGCTCGCTGACCCGGTGCGGATCCGCAATGAGCTGTCCTTCGCCCTGCTCCAGTCGACCCATCTCAAAATGCGGCGGTTCATCATCCCGACTGATGCCGATCTGCTGAAGCAGATATCGCGAGGCATTCCTGAAAGGACCGTCCAGGCCGTGCTCGCCTACTTCTACGGGGTCATGTTTCTGGCCGCTGTACAGGGCCAGGGGACGGTCACCCCTCGTGAGGAGGTCGAGGAGGCGCTGCGGCGGCTCATCGGCGACACCACGGCGGAACACACATAG
- a CDS encoding ABC transporter permease, whose protein sequence is MSTIQPLERGRLVSWLSDVHAVLVRNLLQLRRSPEIIGFSVMQPVMFVLLFTQVYGGAVQVQGGDYTNYLIAGIFGQTIVFGALISGLYMAEDLKEGIIDRFRTLPMAPSAILVARTLSDLIVAACSTIVMMIAGFIVGWRFNDGMGNFLLGIVILLVSAWCFSWVTLLLGILVSKPQAVSSAGQVVLFPAAFASNAFVPTETMPDWLRVIAEWNPLSALVQAVRSLFGNLGTAAVPDVWALQNPVAATVISWVVLLAIFPALSLMAFRRRISR, encoded by the coding sequence ATGAGCACGATTCAGCCCCTGGAGCGCGGCCGCCTCGTCTCCTGGCTGAGCGACGTCCACGCTGTTCTGGTGCGCAACCTGCTACAGCTGCGGCGCAGTCCCGAGATCATAGGCTTCTCCGTGATGCAGCCGGTCATGTTCGTGCTGCTGTTCACCCAGGTCTACGGCGGCGCCGTGCAAGTGCAAGGCGGTGACTACACGAATTACCTGATCGCCGGCATCTTCGGCCAGACGATTGTGTTCGGGGCATTGATCTCCGGGCTGTACATGGCTGAGGACTTGAAGGAGGGGATCATCGACCGGTTCCGCACCCTGCCCATGGCTCCCAGCGCGATCCTGGTGGCCCGTACGCTCTCCGACCTCATCGTGGCCGCCTGCTCCACCATCGTGATGATGATTGCCGGCTTCATCGTCGGCTGGCGGTTCAACGACGGCATGGGGAACTTCCTGCTCGGAATCGTGATCCTGCTGGTGTCGGCATGGTGTTTCAGTTGGGTGACGCTGCTGCTGGGAATCCTGGTGTCCAAGCCCCAGGCTGTCAGCAGCGCGGGGCAGGTCGTGCTTTTCCCCGCAGCCTTTGCCAGCAATGCCTTCGTGCCGACGGAGACTATGCCGGACTGGCTGCGGGTGATCGCCGAGTGGAATCCGCTCTCGGCGCTGGTGCAGGCGGTGCGGTCGCTGTTCGGGAATCTCGGCACCGCCGCGGTGCCGGACGTCTGGGCGCTGCAGAACCCCGTCGCGGCCACCGTTATCTCCTGGGTGGTGCTGCTGGCGATCTTCCCAGCGCTGTCGCTCATGGCCTTCCGGCGGCGCATCTCCCGCTGA
- the thpR gene encoding RNA 2',3'-cyclic phosphodiesterase codes for MMRCFLAVIPPADVIAGIERFLEPRRTASQRSPWRWTRPGSYHVTLAFMADYPDQRTEELIQGLDAWAQRRAPLTMTVAGAGAFRSPERAKVLYLGVPGEAAARLGEWSQQLRALVTHHGGSPDGAGFTPHLTVARAGRAQQAGRLVQALDTYVSAAFTVSEVALVESHLGERRHEVLYCASLSGV; via the coding sequence ATGATGCGCTGTTTCCTCGCTGTGATCCCGCCTGCCGATGTGATCGCCGGTATCGAGCGCTTCCTGGAGCCGCGCCGGACTGCCTCCCAGAGGTCGCCGTGGCGCTGGACCCGGCCCGGCAGCTACCACGTCACCCTGGCGTTCATGGCCGACTACCCGGACCAGCGCACCGAGGAGCTCATCCAGGGCCTCGACGCGTGGGCCCAGCGCCGCGCACCACTGACCATGACGGTTGCCGGAGCCGGGGCCTTCCGCAGCCCCGAGCGCGCCAAGGTCCTCTACCTCGGCGTGCCGGGTGAGGCCGCGGCGAGGCTGGGGGAGTGGTCGCAGCAGCTGCGGGCACTCGTGACCCACCACGGCGGCAGCCCCGACGGGGCGGGCTTCACACCCCACCTGACCGTGGCCCGGGCCGGCCGTGCCCAGCAGGCCGGCCGCCTCGTCCAGGCCCTCGACACCTACGTCTCAGCGGCGTTCACCGTCTCCGAGGTGGCCCTCGTGGAGTCGCACTTGGGGGAGCGTCGTCACGAGGTGCTGTACTGCGCATCGCTGTCCGGGGTCTGA
- the cysK gene encoding cysteine synthase A, whose protein sequence is MTVYPNVTALIGRTPLVKLNRIAGDNATVVAKLEFYNPANSVKDRIGAAIIEAAEASGELKPGGTIVEGTSGNTGIALAMVGAAKGYKVVLAMPETMSLERRALLRAYGAELVLTPGPLGMKGAVEKAREIAEERGGVLARQFANPANLDVHRRTTAEEIWSDTDGGVDIVVAGVGTGGTVSGVGQVLKERKPEVKIIAVEPAESPILSGGQPGPHKIQGLGANFVPEILDRDVIDEVITRNIDQSIEFARAAATQEGLLVGLSSGAAISAAVEVANRPENAGKTVVAVLPDFGERYLSTVLFEGLVDA, encoded by the coding sequence ATGACCGTTTACCCCAATGTCACCGCACTCATCGGACGCACTCCCCTGGTCAAGCTGAACCGCATCGCCGGGGACAACGCCACAGTCGTGGCGAAACTTGAGTTCTACAACCCCGCCAACTCCGTAAAAGACCGCATCGGCGCAGCCATCATCGAGGCGGCCGAGGCCTCTGGCGAACTGAAGCCGGGAGGCACCATCGTGGAGGGCACCTCCGGCAACACCGGTATCGCGCTGGCGATGGTGGGCGCCGCGAAGGGATACAAGGTGGTCCTGGCCATGCCCGAGACCATGTCCCTGGAGCGCCGCGCCCTGCTGCGTGCGTACGGCGCCGAGCTGGTTCTCACCCCCGGCCCGCTGGGCATGAAGGGAGCCGTTGAGAAGGCGCGGGAGATCGCCGAGGAGCGCGGCGGGGTGCTGGCACGCCAGTTCGCGAACCCCGCGAACCTGGACGTGCACCGCCGCACCACGGCCGAGGAGATCTGGTCCGACACCGACGGCGGCGTCGACATCGTGGTGGCAGGGGTCGGCACCGGCGGCACCGTCTCCGGTGTCGGACAGGTACTCAAGGAACGTAAGCCTGAGGTGAAGATCATCGCTGTGGAGCCCGCGGAGTCACCCATCCTGTCGGGTGGCCAGCCCGGCCCCCACAAGATCCAGGGCCTGGGCGCGAACTTCGTGCCGGAGATCCTGGACCGCGACGTGATCGACGAGGTCATCACCCGGAACATCGACCAGTCGATCGAGTTCGCCCGGGCTGCCGCCACCCAGGAGGGCCTGCTCGTCGGCCTGTCCTCCGGCGCTGCAATCTCCGCCGCAGTCGAAGTAGCGAACCGCCCCGAGAATGCGGGAAAGACGGTCGTCGCGGTGCTGCCCGACTTCGGTGAGCGCTACCTGTCCACCGTCCTCTTCGAGGGCCTGGTCGACGCCTGA
- a CDS encoding PspC domain-containing protein translates to MNDLVDLGGLHPRLAHLDRPADGFSPGLCRSIGARLGIDPLLIRILFILTTLLSGIGAVAYTWGVLLTPRAGRQAPIHRLLPIFSSWTPRAQWITIALSCILVVGWVAQMASMGPLLLVSVFALLVLFRRRGPRQHAEPQNSSTTPPGEQPFKNSAQLPVVDLYAPEESKIPGPAPQPAGDTQPQPSWWGAILVLSVGCLVAASIVVFDLVPGILVRVALVLGAIGFTILGWGLLKRDRRLPMLLLIPALLAALGIAIAVSTSASETRIPATTGSGRELREYPFMAVGDGVADLRDLPAGKSMTVHVQTVLSQVRVMLPQAPVSYHVTAWATEMTWPGGIEPAQHGSEAEGIQLVVDSHLSAVRVEYPL, encoded by the coding sequence ATGAACGATCTGGTGGACTTGGGTGGCCTGCACCCACGGCTCGCTCATCTGGACCGTCCAGCCGACGGTTTCAGCCCGGGCCTATGCCGGTCCATCGGTGCTCGTCTCGGGATCGATCCGCTGCTGATCCGCATCCTGTTCATCCTCACCACCTTGCTGAGCGGCATAGGTGCCGTCGCATACACCTGGGGGGTGCTGCTCACGCCTCGCGCTGGACGCCAGGCCCCCATACACCGTCTGCTGCCCATCTTCAGCAGCTGGACCCCGAGAGCCCAGTGGATCACCATCGCGCTGAGCTGCATCCTGGTCGTCGGCTGGGTTGCGCAGATGGCCTCGATGGGTCCGCTGTTGCTGGTATCGGTGTTCGCGCTGCTGGTCCTATTCCGCCGCCGGGGACCCCGCCAGCACGCAGAACCCCAGAATTCCTCCACCACGCCACCGGGGGAACAGCCCTTTAAGAACAGTGCCCAGCTTCCCGTCGTCGACCTCTACGCCCCCGAGGAGTCTAAGATCCCAGGCCCCGCACCGCAGCCTGCCGGGGACACGCAGCCGCAGCCTTCCTGGTGGGGAGCCATCCTGGTGCTGTCCGTGGGATGCCTCGTGGCGGCCAGCATCGTGGTCTTCGATCTGGTCCCCGGAATCCTGGTGCGGGTCGCCCTAGTCCTCGGCGCCATCGGGTTCACCATCCTGGGCTGGGGACTCCTGAAACGCGACCGCCGACTTCCCATGCTGCTGTTGATACCCGCCCTCCTCGCTGCGCTGGGCATAGCCATCGCGGTCAGCACGAGCGCATCGGAAACGAGAATCCCGGCCACCACCGGCTCCGGCCGGGAGCTCAGGGAGTACCCGTTCATGGCGGTGGGGGACGGTGTCGCCGACCTCAGGGATCTGCCCGCCGGCAAGTCAATGACCGTGCATGTGCAGACGGTCCTGAGCCAGGTGCGTGTCATGTTGCCCCAGGCGCCAGTAAGCTACCACGTGACGGCATGGGCGACGGAGATGACTTGGCCCGGCGGCATCGAGCCCGCACAGCACGGGTCTGAGGCGGAGGGAATCCAGCTTGTCGTCGACAGTCACCTGTCCGCGGTGAGGGTGGAGTATCCGCTATGA
- a CDS encoding PspC domain-containing protein, producing the protein MKLVRSDSDKMIAGVAGGIAEATGFDSTMVRIVLALLIVCAGSGLLIYMVLWALMPRPTGGSLAEDGLREVNQWRKDRGL; encoded by the coding sequence ATGAAGCTCGTTCGTTCAGACTCAGACAAGATGATCGCTGGCGTTGCCGGTGGGATCGCCGAGGCAACTGGTTTCGACTCCACCATGGTGCGCATAGTGCTGGCCCTACTCATAGTGTGCGCCGGCTCCGGATTGCTGATCTACATGGTGCTCTGGGCGCTCATGCCGCGCCCCACCGGTGGCTCGCTGGCAGAGGACGGTTTGCGTGAGGTCAACCAGTGGCGTAAGGACCGGGGCCTCTGA